From one Leguminivora glycinivorella isolate SPB_JAAS2020 chromosome 5, LegGlyc_1.1, whole genome shotgun sequence genomic stretch:
- the LOC125226276 gene encoding uncharacterized protein LOC125226276, with amino-acid sequence MLQILSCILLCSLASGQTISTSLPLGPTPVPYPGITPGLTPIPPVAPTVFPFGPTPRVPVVPGVPGVPGVPGYNPYYNPAAAPAVPILTYSNEHGADGSYSYSFSTADGKQVQETGYLKDAYIDNAGEPQGTQVVQGSYAYVAPDGTPIQVSYIADENGFRPSGVHIPADGKSVLPAPVLDKDGKPIFDRAFNNPYSPLNRFEGRYNAYPYDPRYPYNPATYNAYNPYRPVLECTIKYAKLLVILVLVVAAANADVSSFQTYQDPQYTTPIPIIRQEQVINPDGSYKWSYETGNGIAAEEQGYVKNLGVPDQEAQTAQGQYQYTAPDGQVIQLTYIADENGFQPQGAHLPTPPPIPADIQKALDYLATLPPQQDNNNRNYRPQ; translated from the exons ATGTTACAAATCCTTTCTTGCATCCTCCTCTGCTCGCTAGCCAGCGGGCAGACTATCTCCACCTCTCTCCCGTTGGGTCCCACCCCGGTGCCCTACCCTGGTATCACCCCAGGCCTAACCCCCATACCGCCGGTGGCACCCACTGTCTTCCCGTTCGGCCCCACTCCGCGTGTCCCTGTAGTCCCTGGGGTTCCTGGTGTCCCTGGAGTTCCGGGATACAACCCGTATTACAACCCGGCTGCGGCGCCTGCTGTGCCTATTCTGACGTATAGCAACGAACATGGCGCTGATGGCAGCTATTCTTACAG tttttccACTGCTGATGGAAAACAAGTTCAAGAAACAGGGTACCTGAAAGACGCTTACATTGACAACGCAGGAGAACCCCAGGGAACGCAG GTGGTGCAAGGCAGCTACGCGTACGTCGCGCCGGACGGCACGCCGATCCAAGTCAGCTACATCGCCGATGAAAATG GATTCAGACCTTCAGGAGTCCACATTCCCGCAGATGGCAAAAGCGTGTTACCAGCACCCGTGCTAGACAAGGACGGGAAACCAATCTTCGACCGAGCTTTCAACAACCCCTACAGCCCCTTAAACCGCTTTGAGGGCCGCTACAATGC GTACCCCTATGATCCTAGGTACCCTTATAACCCAGCTACCTACAATGCTTACAACCCTTACC GGCCGGTCCTTGAGTGCACCATAAAATATGCTAAATTACTC GTGATCCTCGTCTTGGTAGTGGCCGCAGCCAACGCTGACGTCAGCAGTTTCCAGACCTACCAGGACCCTCAGTACACGACGCCCATCCCGATCATCCGGCAAGAGCAGGTCATCAACCCCGACGGATCTTATAAATGGAG TTATGAGACCGGCAACGGAATCGCAGCTGAAGAACAGGGGTATGTGAAGAACCTAGGAGTCCCGGACCAGGAGGCGCAGACGGCGCAAGGACAATACCAGTACACTGCTCCTGATGGCCAG GTTATCCAGCTAACCTACATCGCTGACGAGAACGGCTTCCAACCTCAAGGGGCTCACCTGCCGACTCCACCCCCCATCCCCGCCGACATCCAGAAGGCTCTGGATTACCTCGCCACGCTGCCGCCCCAGCAGGACAATAACAACAGGAACTACAGACCTCAATAA